In Solanum pennellii chromosome 7, SPENNV200, the following are encoded in one genomic region:
- the LOC107024484 gene encoding SNF1-related protein kinase regulatory subunit beta-2-like isoform X1, which produces MVMGNVSGKKKEGESAESSGIKNQEHGEEEYMEYGLFPDSMVQSPPHSPKAYHHSPLVFTPQVPIFPLQRPDEILMQNQSGNIVQKTMEYGDMPCENGIPTMITWSHGGHEVAIEGSWDGWKTKDFLQRTDKDFTVMKVLPSGVYHYRFIVDGQWRYAPDYPCERDDTGNVFNVLDLQDIIPEVLNNTNWSDAPPSPESSYSNAPFSSEDFSEKLPDLPPLLQQTPLDQPSSSAGSVETFRKPLPAVLNHLYIQKTRSSQSMVVLSSTHRFRTKYVTAVLFKSLKSLKK; this is translated from the exons ATGG TAATGGGGAATGTGAGtgggaagaagaaagaaggagaaAGTGCAGAGAGCTCTGGAATCAAGAATCAAGAACATGGAGAGGAGGAATATATGGAGTATGGTTTGTTTCCAGATTCTATGGTTCAGTCTCCTCCTCATAGTCCTAAAGCTTATCATCACTCTCCTTTGGTTTTCACTCCACAG GTTCCAATTTTCCCCTTACAAAGGCCTGATGAAATATTAATGCAAAATCAAAGTGGTAACATAGTGCAAAAGACAATGGAGTATGGGGATATGCCTTGTGAAAATGGGATACCAACAATGATCACATGGAGTCATGGGGGACATGAAGTTGCTATTGAGGGATCATGGGATGGCTGGAAGACAAA AGATTTCCTACAAAGAACAGACAAAGACTTCACTGTCATGAAGGTGTTGCCATCAGGCGTGTATCACTACCGGTTTATTGTAGATGGACAATGGAGATATGCTCCAGATTATCCATGTGAACGTGATGATACGGGAAATGTGTTCAATGTCTTGGACTTGCAG GATATTATTCCAGAGGTCCTAAATAACACCAATTGGTCAGACGCACCTCCTTCCCCTGAGTCAAGCTATAGCAATGCACCTTTCAGTTCAGAAGATTTTAGCGAAAAACTACCTGATTTGCCGCCTCTGTTGCAACAGACACCCCTGGACCAACCGTCTTCATCTGCTGGTAGTGTGGAGACATTTCGGAAGCCATTACCAGCAGTATTGAACCATCTTTACATACAGAAAACGCGTAGCAGTCAATCAATGGTGGTACTAAGTTCAACACATAGATTTCGCACCAAATATGTGACAGCAGTACTTTTCAAGTCCTTGAAAAGCTTGAAAAAGTGA
- the LOC107024484 gene encoding SNF1-related protein kinase regulatory subunit beta-2-like isoform X2: MGNVSGKKKEGESAESSGIKNQEHGEEEYMEYGLFPDSMVQSPPHSPKAYHHSPLVFTPQVPIFPLQRPDEILMQNQSGNIVQKTMEYGDMPCENGIPTMITWSHGGHEVAIEGSWDGWKTKDFLQRTDKDFTVMKVLPSGVYHYRFIVDGQWRYAPDYPCERDDTGNVFNVLDLQDIIPEVLNNTNWSDAPPSPESSYSNAPFSSEDFSEKLPDLPPLLQQTPLDQPSSSAGSVETFRKPLPAVLNHLYIQKTRSSQSMVVLSSTHRFRTKYVTAVLFKSLKSLKK; the protein is encoded by the exons ATGGGGAATGTGAGtgggaagaagaaagaaggagaaAGTGCAGAGAGCTCTGGAATCAAGAATCAAGAACATGGAGAGGAGGAATATATGGAGTATGGTTTGTTTCCAGATTCTATGGTTCAGTCTCCTCCTCATAGTCCTAAAGCTTATCATCACTCTCCTTTGGTTTTCACTCCACAG GTTCCAATTTTCCCCTTACAAAGGCCTGATGAAATATTAATGCAAAATCAAAGTGGTAACATAGTGCAAAAGACAATGGAGTATGGGGATATGCCTTGTGAAAATGGGATACCAACAATGATCACATGGAGTCATGGGGGACATGAAGTTGCTATTGAGGGATCATGGGATGGCTGGAAGACAAA AGATTTCCTACAAAGAACAGACAAAGACTTCACTGTCATGAAGGTGTTGCCATCAGGCGTGTATCACTACCGGTTTATTGTAGATGGACAATGGAGATATGCTCCAGATTATCCATGTGAACGTGATGATACGGGAAATGTGTTCAATGTCTTGGACTTGCAG GATATTATTCCAGAGGTCCTAAATAACACCAATTGGTCAGACGCACCTCCTTCCCCTGAGTCAAGCTATAGCAATGCACCTTTCAGTTCAGAAGATTTTAGCGAAAAACTACCTGATTTGCCGCCTCTGTTGCAACAGACACCCCTGGACCAACCGTCTTCATCTGCTGGTAGTGTGGAGACATTTCGGAAGCCATTACCAGCAGTATTGAACCATCTTTACATACAGAAAACGCGTAGCAGTCAATCAATGGTGGTACTAAGTTCAACACATAGATTTCGCACCAAATATGTGACAGCAGTACTTTTCAAGTCCTTGAAAAGCTTGAAAAAGTGA
- the LOC107026462 gene encoding alpha-1,6-mannosyl-glycoprotein 2-beta-N-acetylglucosaminyltransferase: MSSCKKGRMKDAVFRRLVSLSLITVFGIVLILILFRSNTISSLISSDIYESTESIEIIEPKIPKLLLQNELSLSLNKRNQIPPRNLDLYPKLVKDHVVIVLYVHNRPQYLQIVIDSLSRVEGISETLLIVSHDGYFEEMNKIVEGIKFCQVKQIFAPYSPHIFSNSFPGVSPRDCKDKDDPVEKQCEGTPDQYGNHRSPTIVSLKHHWWWMMNTVWDGLTETRHHSGHILFIEEDHFIYPNAYRNMQLLTELKSKKCPDCYAANLAPSEVKSRGEGWESLVAERMGNVGYAFNRTVWRKIHNKAAGFCTFDDYNWDITMWSTVYPSFGSPVYTLRGSRTSAVHFGKCGLHQGHSRNLACMDNGNVNIVVDEIDKVANIKPEWEVRKYEHQAGYQAGFKGWGGWGDVRDRELCVEFAKMYV; this comes from the coding sequence ATGTCTTCATGTAAAAAAGGAAGAATGAAAGATGCAGTTTTTAGGCGTTTAGTATCTCTATCATTGATAACTGTGTTTGGaatagttttaattttgattcTCTTTAGGAGTAATACAATTTCTAGTTTGATAAGCAGTGACATTTATGAGAGTACTGAAAGTATTGAAATTATTGAACCGAAAATTCCGAAACTACTCTTGCAAAATGAGTTGTCTTTGAGCTTGAATAAGAGGAATCAGATCCCTCCAAGAAACTTGGATTTGTATCCAAAGTTAGTGAAAGATCATGTAGTTATTGTTTTGTATGTTCATAACCGGCCTCAGTATCTTCAAATCGTGATCGATAGCCTTTCTCGCGTGGAAGGAATTAGTGAGACTCTGCTGATTGTTAGTCATGATGGATATTTTGAAGAGATGAACAAGATTGTGGAAGGCATCAAGTTCTGCCAAGTGAAACAAATATTTGCCCCTTACTCGCCTCACATCTTTTCCAATAGCTTTCCAGGTGTATCGCCTAGAGATTGTAAAGATAAAGATGATCCAGTTGAGAAACAATGTGAGGGAACTCCTGATCAGTATGGGAACCATCGGTCACCGACAATTGTGTCATTGAAGCATCATTGGTGGTGGATGATGAATACTGTTTGGGATGGGCTGACAGAGACTCGTCACCACTCAGGTCATATTCTCTTCATAGAAGAAGACCATTTCATTTATCCCAATGCATATCGCAATATGCAGTTACTTACTGAGTTGAAGTCAAAAAAGTGTCCCGATTGTTATGCTGCTAATCTAGCGCCATCTGAAGTGAAGTCGAGGGGAGAGGGATGGGAATCTTTAGTTGCAGAAAGGATGGGCAATGTGGGTTATGCATTTAACCGGACAGTGTGGAGGaaaattcataataaggcaGCAGGATTTTGCACTTTTGATGATTACAATTGGGATATAACAATGTGGTCGACAGTTTATCCTTCATTTGGTTCTCCAGTTTACACATTACGTGGGTCTAGGACCAGTGCCGTTCATTTTGGGAAATGTGGTTTGCATCAAGGTCATAGTCGTAATCTAGCTTGTATGGACAATGGCAATGTGAATATTGTTGTCGATGAAATTGATAAAGTGGCAAATATCAAACCAGAATGGGAAGTTCGGAAATATGAGCACCAGGCAGGATATCAGGCTGGTTTCAAGGGATGGGGAGGCTGGGGAGATGTACGGGATCGCGAACTGTGTGTGGAGTTTGCTAAAATGTATGTCTGA